In a single window of the Coprothermobacter proteolyticus DSM 5265 genome:
- a CDS encoding bifunctional folylpolyglutamate synthase/dihydrofolate synthase gives METDMLDAYERISEELNQAPWFGRTPDLTRMDALLDELGLPQANTKNIIVTGTDGKGSVCSYLHSILGRRYKVGRFISPHLEEWTERITVGKDDISKEDFARLYVKVMEGAKKACRVSGEMPTVFERLLAMALLYFEEQGTEWNVIEVGIEGHYDSTNLLPAKAVVVTSVGMDHMRLLGNTIEEIADAISAAFRPHAVAVIGKTDPAAMNILEVNARRKKATVYRYGRDFWYDGKFLSYSGSLDFQLALRGVHQWYNASAAIQTVLALSSTELNNIDASDIQEGLREAFWPGRMETVRENPLIILDGAHNPHAAQSLRTSLDLLYPGKKWNIFFAAMKDKDWRSVLTQFLDLANHVYVVRMPYERAESPETIVEFLKEKGTSSSVCEEQDVIKCDEDALVFGSLYLVGDVRRLTRNAVHSF, from the coding sequence ATGGAAACGGATATGCTAGATGCCTATGAACGCATTAGCGAGGAACTAAACCAAGCTCCATGGTTTGGCCGCACGCCAGACCTTACACGCATGGATGCTCTGCTGGATGAACTGGGTTTACCCCAAGCTAACACAAAGAACATCATCGTAACAGGTACTGACGGCAAGGGTAGTGTGTGCAGCTACCTGCATTCCATTTTGGGCAGGCGCTACAAAGTGGGACGGTTCATATCGCCGCATTTGGAAGAGTGGACTGAACGTATAACCGTGGGAAAAGATGACATTTCCAAAGAGGATTTTGCACGGCTCTATGTTAAGGTCATGGAAGGAGCCAAAAAAGCTTGTCGTGTCAGTGGTGAGATGCCTACTGTTTTTGAGCGCTTGCTTGCCATGGCACTGCTTTACTTTGAAGAGCAGGGCACTGAGTGGAACGTCATAGAAGTAGGCATTGAAGGGCACTACGATTCCACAAACTTGCTACCTGCCAAAGCCGTGGTAGTCACTTCAGTAGGTATGGACCATATGAGATTACTCGGCAACACCATTGAAGAGATTGCAGACGCTATTTCTGCCGCATTTCGTCCCCATGCAGTTGCTGTAATAGGTAAAACTGACCCTGCGGCCATGAACATACTGGAAGTGAACGCAAGAAGGAAAAAAGCTACTGTTTACCGGTACGGTAGAGACTTTTGGTACGATGGGAAGTTTCTCAGTTATTCAGGTAGCTTGGACTTTCAACTTGCTCTTAGGGGCGTTCACCAGTGGTACAACGCTTCAGCTGCCATACAAACAGTGCTGGCGCTGTCAAGTACTGAGCTTAACAACATCGACGCTTCAGATATTCAAGAAGGGCTTCGAGAAGCCTTTTGGCCAGGCAGGATGGAGACTGTAAGGGAGAATCCTCTAATTATCTTGGATGGTGCACACAATCCTCATGCTGCACAGTCGCTGAGAACTTCTTTAGACTTGCTGTATCCCGGTAAGAAATGGAACATCTTTTTCGCTGCCATGAAAGATAAGGATTGGAGATCAGTACTAACACAGTTTCTGGATTTGGCTAACCATGTTTACGTAGTTAGAATGCCCTATGAGAGGGCGGAAAGTCCTGAAACCATCGTGGAGTTCTTGAAAGAAAAAGGTACATCGTCTTCAGTGTGCGAAGAGCAGGATGTAATCAAATGCGATGAAGACGCTTTGGTCTTCGGTTCCCTGTATTTGGTGGGTGATGTGAGGAGGTTAACGAGAAATGCGGTTCACTCATTTTGA
- a CDS encoding cyclic pyranopterin monophosphate synthase MoaC → MRFTHFENGQAIMVNIGEKSLSHRVTKAVLFGTRFSVPLARKAMTLTHEFIPMAHPLPIAPLNSSFKRKAQVIEVQVSCDYKTGLELEAIMAAAGFMKEIPYLGFAAITHKEGGKSGTLERRAQIYREGFSFQKGIWYRVVGKGWLKATEHGLEKVPDFQLEAGDVILCSLQ, encoded by the coding sequence ATGCGGTTCACTCATTTTGAAAATGGTCAAGCCATCATGGTTAACATTGGTGAGAAGTCATTATCTCACCGTGTAACAAAGGCTGTCTTATTTGGTACTCGTTTTAGTGTACCTTTGGCAAGGAAAGCCATGACTCTTACGCATGAATTCATACCCATGGCACATCCGTTACCTATTGCACCACTTAATTCCTCGTTTAAACGCAAAGCACAGGTAATTGAAGTGCAGGTTAGCTGCGATTACAAAACAGGATTGGAACTTGAAGCCATCATGGCAGCTGCAGGTTTTATGAAGGAAATACCCTATCTTGGTTTTGCTGCTATTACGCACAAAGAAGGCGGGAAGTCCGGTACCTTAGAAAGGCGAGCACAGATTTATAGAGAAGGCTTTTCTTTCCAGAAGGGAATATGGTACCGCGTGGTGGGCAAGGGGTGGCTAAAAGCCACAGAACATGGTCTCGAGAAAGTGCCAGACTTTCAGCTGGAGGCAGGGGATGTGATACTATGCAGCTTACAGTAA
- a CDS encoding cyclic pyranopterin monophosphate synthase MoaC — MQLTVTAQGTVAFRPDKFDLVSSEKLPKGPFLETARLAAFLAAKRDSFFGSRVFITHMEIKHHWGPSELSFTVRLVADGDDEKEIMRRAWFSAFVCCLTTYDMVKAVDPDAVIEDVGIVSINDEDLPEVDLSHADLSDFQDGYYCGFSPTLIVERGQIRSAFNAPWSNSNVRLRWLTAGKKFKGGFSGE, encoded by the coding sequence ATGCAGCTTACAGTAACTGCTCAAGGGACTGTAGCCTTTCGTCCTGATAAATTTGACTTAGTGAGCAGCGAGAAGCTCCCTAAGGGGCCTTTCTTGGAGACGGCGCGTTTGGCTGCGTTCCTAGCTGCAAAACGTGATAGTTTTTTTGGTAGCCGAGTATTCATAACTCACATGGAAATTAAGCATCACTGGGGGCCTTCTGAACTTAGTTTTACTGTGAGGCTAGTTGCCGATGGGGATGATGAAAAGGAGATTATGCGTAGGGCTTGGTTCTCCGCATTCGTTTGTTGTTTGACTACTTACGACATGGTAAAGGCCGTAGACCCTGATGCTGTCATTGAAGATGTCGGTATTGTGTCAATAAATGATGAGGATCTTCCTGAAGTGGATTTGAGTCACGCAGACCTCAGTGATTTCCAAGACGGCTACTACTGTGGTTTTTCTCCTACTTTGATTGTGGAAAGAGGACAGATCCGATCTGCCTTTAATGCGCCGTGGAGTAATAGCAATGTACGACTCCGGTGGCTTACGGCAGGTAAGAAATTCAAAGGAGGTTTCTCGGGTGAGTAA
- a CDS encoding MogA/MoaB family molybdenum cofactor biosynthesis protein, translating into MSKLTPVITCSILICSDRCFRGEREDKTGPVLKETLERLGYHVHDVKVVPDELDVIVDQLKEWVRLGMDLIITSGGTGVGPRDVTPEATIKVIEREIPGMSFAALMLSLQKTPHAVLSRAKAGVAGTTLIINLPGSTKGAQEIIEYLDPALKHAVPIIHGEVIE; encoded by the coding sequence GTGAGTAAATTGACTCCCGTAATTACGTGCTCCATTCTTATCTGTTCAGACAGGTGCTTTCGCGGTGAAAGGGAAGATAAAACAGGTCCCGTATTAAAAGAAACACTGGAACGCTTAGGATATCATGTGCATGATGTGAAGGTTGTCCCAGATGAACTGGACGTCATCGTTGATCAGTTGAAGGAATGGGTACGTCTGGGCATGGATCTCATAATAACTTCTGGTGGCACAGGTGTTGGGCCAAGGGACGTTACCCCTGAAGCCACCATAAAGGTCATTGAGCGAGAAATACCAGGTATGTCATTTGCAGCTTTGATGTTGTCACTTCAGAAAACACCACATGCTGTGTTATCCAGAGCCAAAGCAGGTGTGGCAGGTACCACCTTAATAATAAACCTACCTGGTTCCACAAAAGGTGCTCAAGAGATTATCGAATACTTGGATCCCGCTCTAAAACATGCCGTCCCAATCATACATGGGGAAGTCATCGAGTAA
- a CDS encoding ROK family protein, translating to MEILAIDVGGTKVDMGIVKDGKLIARDRFLNSPSENIVNLISSYIKDKDIDGVGIGVAGQVDYETGTVIFGGNIGWENFPLGRLLQEELNVPVFVENDANIFALGVWKYELGSKPESVLGVTLGTGIGGGFVYEGDLLRSKRGATLEIGHMVIEAEGPACTCGSHGCLESLAGGWALEKWYSERTGEKLTGAQIHERARSGDKEAIFLYQRLGYYLGIACASLANILNPDIIVLGGSISATFPLWQDIYEAEIRRRAVPPVKDTPTVVSTLKEAALLGASALVEQALTR from the coding sequence ATGGAGATTTTGGCAATAGATGTGGGTGGGACAAAAGTGGACATGGGTATTGTCAAAGACGGAAAACTCATTGCCAGGGATCGTTTTCTTAACAGCCCCAGTGAAAACATTGTCAATTTGATTTCATCCTATATCAAAGATAAAGATATTGACGGAGTGGGCATTGGCGTAGCAGGACAGGTGGATTACGAAACTGGGACCGTCATATTTGGCGGGAATATTGGCTGGGAGAACTTTCCATTGGGAAGGCTCTTGCAGGAGGAATTGAATGTGCCCGTGTTCGTGGAAAACGATGCCAACATTTTTGCTTTGGGGGTCTGGAAGTACGAACTAGGTAGCAAACCTGAATCCGTTCTTGGTGTTACATTGGGTACTGGCATTGGTGGAGGTTTTGTTTACGAAGGCGATTTGCTCCGCTCAAAAAGAGGCGCCACTTTAGAAATCGGACACATGGTCATAGAAGCAGAAGGTCCAGCGTGCACGTGTGGTTCCCATGGCTGCTTGGAGTCATTGGCAGGCGGTTGGGCTTTAGAAAAATGGTACAGCGAACGCACAGGAGAAAAGCTTACAGGTGCACAAATCCATGAAAGAGCACGCAGTGGAGACAAAGAGGCAATCTTTCTTTATCAAAGACTGGGTTATTACCTGGGCATCGCTTGTGCATCATTGGCAAACATTTTGAACCCCGATATTATCGTTCTAGGGGGTAGCATCAGCGCAACCTTCCCCTTATGGCAAGACATATATGAGGCAGAGATCCGCAGACGCGCAGTGCCACCCGTAAAAGACACGCCAACCGTGGTTAGTACGCTGAAAGAGGCGGCATTGCTAGGCGCATCTGCATTAGTGGAACAAGCTCTTACTCGATGA
- a CDS encoding NAD(P)-dependent malic enzyme translates to MEITPSFLHKLYRGKWELRVRVPLARNLHVFYTPGVAEPCQSIAADSALVWDMTNRWNTIGVISNGTRILGLGNIGPEAGLPVMEGKAVLYKYYAGIDAIPLCIRAETEEAILAFLSAIEPSLGGINLEDIKQPDAFNVLTEARKFLRIPIIHDDMEGTGIIMLAAVLASSSMAGLKLESEKIVLLGAGSANMGFLQLLDELLLGNIGNVIVVDRDLVYNSENSQQHWMGNILSKTNKLGSSNLEEALKGASFLIAASRPGPGVFPLEYLRNMKKPNTVLSLANPVPEVSREEACAMGVTIYGSGRSDDPNQVNNSLIFPGLMLGLLVTQQQYNTAVGIEVAKALSELAMKKQRIVPQMDSEVHQFVARTVVEHFSKKCASKENASMWAEELNWRMNRK, encoded by the coding sequence GTGGAAATAACGCCTTCCTTCTTACATAAGCTTTACCGTGGAAAATGGGAACTCCGAGTTAGAGTACCCTTAGCTCGCAATCTGCACGTGTTTTACACACCAGGCGTGGCAGAGCCTTGCCAGAGCATAGCTGCTGATAGCGCCTTGGTCTGGGATATGACAAATAGGTGGAACACCATTGGCGTAATAAGCAACGGAACGCGCATCTTGGGGCTGGGTAATATTGGTCCCGAAGCAGGCTTGCCAGTCATGGAAGGAAAAGCAGTTTTGTACAAATACTACGCTGGCATAGACGCAATTCCGCTTTGCATAAGGGCCGAAACCGAGGAAGCCATACTTGCCTTCCTCAGTGCCATTGAACCTTCATTGGGTGGCATAAACTTGGAAGACATAAAACAGCCTGATGCTTTCAATGTACTCACTGAAGCACGCAAGTTTTTGCGCATACCTATCATACACGATGACATGGAGGGTACAGGAATAATCATGCTAGCAGCTGTACTCGCTTCATCCTCCATGGCAGGACTAAAGCTAGAAAGCGAAAAAATAGTGCTTTTGGGAGCTGGCTCGGCAAACATGGGCTTCCTACAGCTGCTTGATGAGCTGTTGCTAGGCAACATAGGAAATGTAATAGTAGTTGATCGAGACCTGGTTTATAACAGTGAAAATAGCCAGCAGCATTGGATGGGAAACATTTTATCTAAAACTAACAAACTTGGCAGCAGTAATTTAGAAGAAGCATTAAAAGGAGCATCATTCTTAATTGCAGCTTCCCGCCCTGGTCCTGGCGTTTTCCCACTGGAGTATTTGAGGAATATGAAAAAACCTAACACTGTGCTTTCACTGGCTAATCCCGTACCGGAAGTATCCCGGGAAGAAGCATGTGCCATGGGAGTAACCATATACGGTTCAGGACGCTCCGATGATCCCAACCAAGTGAATAATTCACTCATCTTTCCTGGGCTTATGCTGGGGCTATTGGTTACTCAGCAGCAGTACAACACAGCAGTTGGTATAGAGGTGGCAAAAGCCCTTTCTGAGCTTGCCATGAAGAAGCAGCGTATTGTTCCACAGATGGATTCTGAGGTGCATCAGTTTGTGGCAAGAACCGTGGTAGAACACTTTTCAAAGAAATGCGCTAGTAAAGAAAATGCCTCTATGTGGGCTGAAGAACTTAACTGGAGAATGAACCGAAAGTAA
- a CDS encoding sodium ion-translocating decarboxylase subunit beta, whose amino-acid sequence MDSLLWSQIGLMALGLLLIYLSYRFDLEPLLLIPIGFFMFMVNIPNSPLAEQGGLMDQMFNALIKTELLPLIIFIGVGAMMDFGPLIANPSYMILGLFSQLGIFIAFFVAILFGFDIPSAASIASIGTADGPTSIYVASKLKPDLVGTISMAAYSYVSIVPLLIPPLLKGLVTRNEIKAQTTARGDISKNARLLFPFIVTLTAGFIAPMSLPLLGFLVFGYFLKENEKTPSLKEAAEEILAPVATIFVGMLIGSSIRAESFFQLQTLAIMGIGLFAFIMNIAAGILVAKVMHIVNRSFNPALGAAGNSAFPMAARVVHRYVQKMEPSTFLLLPAVSANVAGQLGSVFAGTFLLQTVLSGLDNPLQIAGVAFGRSLLAMLVLVIIFTGVRKWK is encoded by the coding sequence TTGGACAGTTTACTGTGGTCGCAAATTGGATTGATGGCTTTAGGATTGCTGCTGATCTACCTTTCTTATCGTTTTGATTTGGAACCGCTTTTACTCATACCCATTGGCTTTTTCATGTTCATGGTGAACATACCGAATAGTCCTTTGGCAGAGCAAGGCGGCCTCATGGACCAAATGTTCAATGCGCTAATAAAAACAGAGCTCCTTCCCCTGATTATTTTCATAGGCGTGGGTGCCATGATGGACTTTGGTCCTCTTATAGCCAATCCAAGCTACATGATTTTGGGACTGTTTTCACAACTGGGCATATTCATCGCATTTTTTGTTGCCATTCTTTTTGGATTCGACATACCCAGTGCAGCATCCATAGCCAGCATTGGAACTGCTGATGGTCCCACGTCTATTTATGTGGCTTCGAAACTAAAACCTGATCTTGTGGGTACCATTTCCATGGCTGCTTACAGCTATGTGTCCATTGTCCCGTTGCTCATCCCACCTTTGTTAAAAGGGCTAGTTACAAGAAATGAGATAAAGGCACAAACTACCGCCAGAGGTGACATTAGCAAAAATGCCAGGCTCTTGTTCCCTTTCATCGTCACACTGACTGCAGGTTTTATCGCTCCTATGTCCTTACCACTATTGGGATTTTTGGTGTTTGGTTATTTCCTAAAGGAGAATGAAAAAACCCCTTCGCTAAAGGAAGCAGCTGAGGAAATTCTTGCGCCCGTGGCAACGATCTTCGTGGGCATGCTCATAGGAAGCTCGATAAGAGCAGAATCCTTTTTCCAGCTCCAGACCCTTGCTATTATGGGCATTGGATTGTTTGCCTTCATCATGAATATTGCAGCAGGCATTTTGGTCGCTAAGGTGATGCATATTGTGAATCGCAGCTTTAATCCCGCCCTAGGTGCAGCAGGAAATAGTGCATTCCCCATGGCGGCACGTGTAGTACACCGTTACGTGCAGAAGATGGAACCGTCAACATTTTTACTGCTCCCCGCAGTCAGTGCAAACGTGGCTGGACAACTAGGCTCCGTATTTGCAGGTACGTTCTTGCTACAAACAGTGCTATCTGGACTTGACAATCCTTTACAGATAGCAGGCGTAGCTTTCGGCAGAAGCTTGCTTGCCATGCTCGTATTGGTGATCATATTTACCGGGGTGAGAAAGTGGAAATAA
- a CDS encoding phosphocholine cytidylyltransferase family protein, protein MKFVILAAGEGKRLKPLTSDRPKAMVEVLGKPLVQWQLEALSNLGVPRDEVVVIGGFGYDKLKEFLTGKVQVLYNPYWSAANNVLTVYYALEQLNDDIAIINSDVIAEEAVYALFHPDNEPYAVVDGGVDAAEEEMKVKLENGKIVLFSKRIDPSESVGEYIGLSYIPRRLRGKMLSIIEGMWNRGELDRWYEDAFNILCETVPMTPVFCTGMLWTEIDTHEDLERAKQIAAQLQKEKVEGDV, encoded by the coding sequence TTGAAATTCGTCATATTAGCTGCTGGAGAAGGAAAACGTTTAAAACCGCTAACCAGCGATAGGCCTAAAGCCATGGTTGAAGTTTTGGGCAAACCGTTGGTGCAGTGGCAATTGGAAGCACTTAGTAATTTGGGAGTGCCGCGCGATGAGGTGGTAGTCATCGGCGGGTTTGGCTATGACAAATTAAAGGAATTTCTCACAGGCAAGGTTCAGGTGCTTTATAACCCTTACTGGAGCGCGGCAAATAACGTGCTCACTGTTTACTACGCACTGGAGCAACTGAATGACGATATTGCCATCATAAACTCCGACGTCATAGCTGAGGAGGCTGTCTATGCTTTGTTCCATCCTGACAATGAACCTTACGCAGTGGTGGATGGGGGAGTAGATGCTGCTGAAGAAGAGATGAAGGTTAAGCTGGAAAATGGTAAGATAGTACTTTTTTCCAAGCGAATAGACCCTTCTGAGTCTGTTGGTGAATACATTGGTCTTTCTTATATCCCTAGGCGGCTTAGGGGCAAAATGCTATCCATCATTGAAGGTATGTGGAACCGTGGAGAGTTGGATAGATGGTACGAAGACGCTTTTAACATTCTCTGCGAGACTGTGCCGATGACTCCCGTATTCTGTACGGGTATGCTATGGACGGAGATCGACACCCACGAAGATCTGGAAAGAGCGAAGCAAATAGCAGCTCAGTTACAGAAGGAGAAGGTGGAGGGGGATGTTTAG
- a CDS encoding iron-containing alcohol dehydrogenase family protein: MFSKAVSLPIFWMIGENIMGDIKDVLSQYNMVFHRPLVVTGSGVTSELGENYFSSYKRVSINSNHISDVEKVKAQARSVGSDLLIGFGGGKVIDVAKMAATELNLPFLSVPTATSNDAVASPVAVINFGDYVKSMGAMAPIGVVADLNILRNQPRKQFLAGVGDLFSNISALADWQLAADRGFERVDPVAAYLSRNAVENLFRAIENGSDLYATLVEGLVVSGVAMVLAGNSRPSSGAEHLISHALDRFPIHDLHGLQVGVAAFFTLRLHGMDHLRYKKLLSQIGFPCSWQELNVDRETFMKAVQLAPQTRSGRYTILSEVTPELLQEAYDEVYGVSVSGDGEFSIQD, translated from the coding sequence ATGTTTAGTAAGGCTGTCAGCTTGCCCATTTTTTGGATGATTGGTGAAAACATCATGGGAGACATTAAAGATGTTCTTTCTCAGTACAACATGGTGTTTCACCGCCCCTTGGTAGTTACAGGCAGCGGAGTCACCTCTGAGTTGGGGGAGAACTACTTTTCCTCCTATAAACGTGTTTCCATAAACAGTAACCACATTTCCGATGTGGAGAAGGTTAAAGCACAGGCACGTTCAGTGGGGTCTGATTTACTGATCGGTTTTGGTGGCGGGAAAGTTATCGATGTGGCAAAAATGGCAGCTACGGAGCTTAATTTGCCATTTCTGTCAGTGCCCACGGCTACCAGCAACGACGCTGTGGCTTCACCTGTCGCTGTTATAAACTTTGGTGACTACGTAAAATCCATGGGAGCCATGGCGCCAATAGGAGTAGTGGCTGACCTGAACATACTGCGGAATCAACCACGAAAGCAGTTTTTAGCAGGTGTGGGAGACTTGTTTTCCAACATATCTGCATTGGCTGACTGGCAGCTAGCAGCTGATCGTGGGTTTGAAAGAGTGGACCCCGTGGCTGCATACTTGAGCCGCAACGCTGTGGAGAATCTTTTCCGAGCCATAGAGAATGGTTCTGATCTGTATGCGACGTTGGTAGAAGGATTGGTCGTGTCCGGTGTGGCTATGGTTTTAGCGGGCAACAGTCGTCCCAGTAGTGGTGCTGAACATCTCATATCTCATGCCTTAGATCGTTTCCCCATACACGATTTGCATGGCCTTCAGGTAGGGGTGGCAGCGTTTTTCACTTTGCGTCTTCATGGCATGGATCATCTCCGTTACAAGAAACTGCTAAGTCAAATTGGGTTCCCTTGCAGTTGGCAGGAGCTCAATGTGGATAGGGAAACTTTTATGAAAGCTGTGCAACTTGCGCCTCAAACACGCAGCGGAAGGTATACCATACTTAGTGAAGTTACCCCTGAACTACTGCAGGAAGCGTACGACGAAGTTTATGGAGTAAGTGTTAGCGGGGACGGGGAATTCTCTATTCAGGATTAA
- a CDS encoding lytic transglycosylase domain-containing protein yields the protein MVRGKFFHIVLSVIMALILIGSFYVEYTIQRNWNVMDHSIMVSFLSPVISRTLKPTNLDNFPNYAFPVLRVEEIDKLIKTRIDKSTFKVAMNKNLSDKDRETISACIIQYSYLYHVDPLLITAVIEQESGFNPKVQSIQGAVGLMQIMPALYNELKPQLGLSDDPTSICDNIKAGTFYLSKRIQRWNDNVYWGLVAYFAGDGGVAKIKEQGKELYDKTGTSTQQYAVAILGKLYENYLILNREFPVPANTYSINFVVRFLQ from the coding sequence GTGGTTCGTGGCAAATTCTTTCACATTGTGCTAAGTGTAATAATGGCGCTCATTTTGATAGGAAGCTTTTATGTGGAATACACGATTCAAAGAAACTGGAACGTCATGGACCATTCAATAATGGTAAGTTTCTTGTCACCGGTGATATCGAGAACTCTGAAGCCCACGAACCTGGACAATTTCCCGAACTATGCATTCCCTGTACTAAGAGTGGAAGAAATAGATAAACTTATCAAGACCCGCATTGATAAATCCACCTTTAAGGTTGCCATGAACAAGAACCTAAGTGATAAGGACAGAGAAACAATAAGTGCTTGTATTATTCAGTACTCTTACCTGTACCACGTAGATCCACTTTTAATAACCGCGGTTATTGAACAAGAAAGCGGCTTCAACCCCAAGGTCCAGAGTATACAAGGTGCAGTGGGACTTATGCAAATCATGCCAGCTCTTTATAACGAACTCAAGCCACAACTGGGTTTGTCCGACGATCCCACAAGTATTTGCGACAACATCAAAGCCGGTACGTTCTACCTCTCAAAGCGCATACAACGATGGAACGATAATGTTTACTGGGGGTTAGTAGCCTACTTCGCGGGTGATGGCGGAGTGGCAAAAATAAAGGAACAAGGAAAGGAGCTTTACGACAAAACTGGCACTTCTACCCAACAATATGCCGTGGCTATTCTAGGAAAACTTTACGAGAACTACTTAATCCTGAATAGAGAATTCCCCGTCCCCGCTAACACTTACTCCATAAACTTCGTCGTACGCTTCCTGCAGTAG